One Candidatus Babeliales bacterium DNA window includes the following coding sequences:
- the rplL gene encoding 50S ribosomal protein L7/L12 encodes MASRLVEEISKMSVMELAELVKEIEEFFGVSAAAQAVAAAPAAGGAAPAAEAKTEFKVILKDGGSEKIKVIKALRTVTTLSLGDAKKAVDEVPFTVSEAAPKEEAEKIKKALEEAGAKVELS; translated from the coding sequence ATGGCGTCAAGATTGGTTGAAGAAATAAGCAAAATGTCCGTAATGGAACTTGCTGAACTTGTTAAAGAAATTGAAGAGTTTTTTGGTGTTTCAGCAGCAGCTCAAGCGGTAGCAGCAGCTCCAGCAGCAGGTGGCGCAGCTCCAGCAGCAGAAGCTAAAACTGAATTTAAAGTAATCCTCAAAGATGGTGGTAGCGAAAAGATTAAAGTTATTAAAGCTCTTCGCACAGTAACTACGCTTTCCCTTGGTGATGCTAAAAAAGCAGTTGATGAAGTACCATTTACTGTTTCAGAAGCTGCTCCTAAAGAAGAAGCAGAAAAAATAAAGAAAGCTCTTGAAGAAGCCGGCGCAAAGGTTGAGCTCTCTTAA